From one Melioribacteraceae bacterium genomic stretch:
- a CDS encoding urea transporter, whose translation MKLNNHIKALLQSYSEIYFFKSKWIGALLLLITFINPYVALGGIVAVISAYIFARIINMSNEFLNEGFYTYNPLLTGLAIGYLFKFNELSVLFMVIAGILTFIVTVVMYSIFIYYLKMPVLSLPFVIVSSIAYLATTQYSNLFVTGLYPHTIYDLEITLPYWLEGYFRSFGSIFFMTDVISGIVIALIFLAMSRIMFLLSVVGYFAGSIVVGLMYGSFEQSFADINHFNFILIAIAVGGVFLVPSLKSYLLAVIAVCTSTILLDSVLVFWSNFGIPAFTLPFNAITLSFIYLLGLIKYPQIAWIIKNTPEETLDLYLTNKNRYPGFDTFIQLPFSGKWTVYQDFDGKWTHKGNWKYAYDFIITDEEGNSYKNSGDLLEDYYCYKKPVLSPVSGRVIKVINNLKDMPIGKVDRANNWGNLVIIKDERGFFVELSHFAEDSIKVKEGDWVERSSMLGLCGNSGYSPQPHIHIQVQESEKVGSHTVPFSFINYIEDGIFYSNDLPSLDKTVEPLHIDNAYDNLMTFVLDDEIKFEVYKENQKIDELQLKVDMEIDGTFYFDSGKGKLYFEKKDGTFYFYSTEGNDKYLNMMLQAVPRFPLAYRDNLVWNDTIPISATTSKIKKAAVLFLSSFNHNLFRVDVTSKFVSSKKIESEIASSTLRLKKKTEIELDEFKGFSSFKMDDIELRKVNNE comes from the coding sequence ATGAAACTCAACAACCACATAAAAGCACTGCTGCAAAGCTACTCCGAAATTTACTTCTTCAAAAGTAAATGGATAGGTGCGTTGTTATTATTGATTACATTTATCAATCCTTACGTTGCGCTTGGCGGAATTGTTGCCGTAATCTCTGCATACATTTTTGCCCGCATCATTAACATGAGCAACGAATTTTTAAACGAAGGCTTTTACACTTATAATCCACTTCTTACGGGACTTGCAATCGGTTACCTTTTCAAATTTAATGAGCTCTCAGTTTTATTTATGGTGATTGCAGGTATATTAACATTTATTGTAACAGTTGTAATGTACAGCATATTTATTTATTACTTGAAGATGCCGGTTTTAAGTTTACCTTTCGTTATTGTTTCTTCGATTGCTTACTTGGCGACAACGCAGTATTCAAATCTTTTTGTAACGGGACTTTATCCACACACAATCTATGATCTTGAAATCACACTTCCTTATTGGCTTGAAGGTTACTTCCGCTCTTTTGGTTCCATCTTTTTTATGACAGATGTTATTTCCGGAATTGTAATTGCATTGATATTTCTTGCGATGTCGAGGATTATGTTTTTACTTTCTGTTGTCGGCTACTTTGCAGGAAGTATAGTGGTCGGATTAATGTACGGTTCGTTCGAACAATCATTTGCAGATATCAATCATTTCAATTTTATTTTAATTGCAATCGCTGTCGGCGGAGTGTTTCTTGTTCCTTCTTTAAAAAGTTATTTGCTTGCTGTCATAGCGGTATGTACGTCAACAATTTTACTCGATTCGGTTCTGGTTTTTTGGTCAAACTTTGGAATCCCGGCATTTACTCTTCCCTTTAATGCTATCACACTTTCATTTATTTATTTGCTTGGATTAATTAAGTACCCACAAATTGCGTGGATAATAAAAAATACCCCCGAGGAAACTCTTGACTTGTACTTAACAAATAAAAATCGATATCCCGGGTTTGATACTTTTATACAGCTTCCTTTTTCTGGTAAATGGACAGTCTATCAAGACTTTGACGGAAAGTGGACACATAAAGGCAACTGGAAATACGCTTACGATTTTATCATTACCGATGAAGAAGGAAACAGTTACAAAAATAGCGGCGATTTATTGGAAGATTATTATTGCTACAAAAAACCCGTACTTTCACCCGTAAGCGGACGAGTAATAAAAGTTATAAACAATTTAAAAGATATGCCGATAGGAAAAGTTGATAGAGCAAACAACTGGGGAAATTTAGTTATTATAAAAGATGAACGTGGTTTCTTTGTTGAGTTATCACACTTTGCGGAAGATTCAATTAAAGTAAAAGAAGGTGATTGGGTTGAAAGAAGTTCAATGCTCGGGCTATGCGGTAATTCCGGTTACTCACCACAACCACATATTCATATACAAGTTCAAGAAAGTGAAAAAGTTGGTTCACACACCGTTCCATTCAGTTTTATCAATTATATCGAAGACGGAATTTTTTACTCCAATGATTTACCATCACTCGATAAAACCGTCGAACCTCTTCATATTGATAATGCTTATGATAATTTGATGACGTTTGTCCTCGATGATGAGATAAAGTTCGAAGTTTATAAAGAAAATCAAAAGATTGATGAGCTGCAATTAAAAGTTGATATGGAAATTGACGGAACATTTTATTTCGATTCCGGCAAAGGCAAACTTTACTTCGAAAAGAAAGACGGAACGTTTTATTTTTACAGTACCGAAGGAAACGACAAATACTTAAATATGATGCTGCAAGCTGTTCCACGCTTCCCGCTTGCTTATCGAGATAATTTAGTTTGGAACGATACAATACCCATTAGTGCTACAACTAGCAAAATTAAAAAAGCCGCTGTATTGTTTTTGAGTTCGTTTAATCATAACCTCTTCAGGGTAGATGTAACCTCAAAGTTTGTTTCATCGAAAAAGATTGAATCTGAAATTGCGTCCTCAACATTAAGATTAAAAAAGAAAACCGAAATAGAACTCGACGAGTTCAAGGGTTTTTCTTCTTTTAAAATGGATGACATTGAATTAAGGAAGGTTAATAATGAATAA
- a CDS encoding GIY-YIG nuclease family protein yields the protein MRFLSRQKVTSSERQFCVIPNVTKWSEESHLEIIDELIMLKQYYLYIMTNKSRTLYTGVTNDLNRRVYEHKQKLIKGFTSKYNITKLVYYEEYNDINDAIRREKQIKGWSRKKKIELIESINPEWKDLSEEWE from the coding sequence GTGAGATTCCTCAGTCGTCAAAAAGTGACTTCTTCGGAAAGACAATTTTGTGTCATTCCGAACGTAACGAAGTGGAGTGAGGAATCTCACCTCGAAATAATTGACGAGTTAATTATGCTTAAGCAATACTATCTTTACATAATGACTAATAAATCAAGAACCTTATATACCGGTGTCACAAACGATTTAAATCGCAGAGTCTACGAACATAAGCAGAAATTAATAAAAGGATTTACTTCAAAATACAACATAACGAAATTAGTTTATTACGAAGAATACAATGATATTAACGATGCAATAAGAAGAGAAAAACAAATTAAAGGTTGGTCAAGAAAAAAGAAAATCGAATTAATTGAATCTATCAATCCGGAATGGAAAGATTTAAGTGAAGAATGGGAGTGA